Proteins from a single region of Dictyostelium discoideum AX4 chromosome 5 chromosome, whole genome shotgun sequence:
- the efbA gene encoding elongation factor 2: MVNFTIDQIRAIMDRRENIRNMSVIAHVDHGKTTLSDSLIQRAGIIADKVSGDMRYMSCRADEQERGITIKSSSVSLHFEMPKEDKLPAGCTSHEFLINLIDSPGHVDFSSEVTAALRVTDGALVVIDCVEGVCVQTETVLRQAVAERIKPVLFVNKVDRFLLELQLNTEEAYLSFRRAIESVNVIVGNTEDKEFGDVTVSPEKGTVAFGSGLHGWGFTLGRFAKLYAAKFGVPEDKLMGRLWGDSYFDATAKKWTSNPQSADGKALPRAFCQFVLEPIYQLTRAIVDEDAVKLEKMMKTLQITLAPEDAEIKGKQLVKAVMRKFLPAADAILSMIVTHLPSPLVAQKYRCANLYEGPMDDECAVAIQKCDPNGPLMMYVSKMVPTSDKGRFYAFGRVFSGIIRTGQKVRIMGVNYVPGKKDDLFLKSIQRTVLMMGRKTEQIEDCPCGNIVGLVGVDQFLVKSGTITTSEVAHNIRVMKFSVSPVVRVAVEPKNPSDLPKLVEGLKRLAKSDPCVLCYSEESGEHIVAGAGELHLEICLKDLAEDHAGIEIKTTDPVVSFRESVSEESSIMCLSKSPNKHNRLFMKASPISMELQDLIEAGSDISSKDDPKARANYLADNHEWDKNDAMNIWSFGPEGNGANLLVNVTKGVQYLNEIKDSFVGAFQWATKEGVVCDENMRGIRFNLYDVTLHTDAIHRGGGQIIPTARRVLYAAELTASPTLLEPIYLVEITAPENAIGGIYSVLNRRRGIVIGEERRIGSPLFSVKAHLPVLESFGFTADLRSHTAGQAFPQCVFDHWASIGVVNKDKKATEVALATRKRKGLAPEIPDLDKFHEKL; this comes from the coding sequence ATGGTTAATTTCACAATCGATCAAATTCGTGCCATTATGGACCGTCGTGAAAATATCAGAAATATGTCTGTTATTGCTCATGTCGATCACGGTAAAACCACTTTATCAGATTCTTTAATCCAAAGAGCTGGTATTATTGCCGATAAAGTTTCTGGTGATATGAGATATATGTCATGTCGTGCTGATGAACAAGAGCGTGGTATCACCATTAAATCTTCATCTGTATCACTTCACTTCGAAATGCCAAAGGAAGACAAATTACCAGCTGGTTGTACTTCACACGAATTTTTAATCAATCTTATCGATTCCCCAGGTCACGTTGATTTCAGTTCAGAAGTAACTGCTGCCCTCCGTGTTACTGATGGTGCTTTAGTCGTTATCGATTGCGTCGAAGGTGTTTGCGTACAAACCGAAACTGTATTACGTCAAGCCGTCGCTGAACGTATCAAACCAGTCTTATTCGTCAACAAAGTCGATCGTTTCTTATTAGAACTCCAATTAAACACTGAAGAAGCTTATCTCTCTTTCCGTAGAGCTATTGAATCCGTCAATGTCATTGTTGGTAACACTGAAGATAAGGAATTCGGTGATGTCACTGTATCCCCAGAAAAAGGTACCGTCGCTTTCGGTTCTGGTCTCCACGGTTGGGGTTTCACCTTAGGTCGTTTCGCTAAATTATACGCTGCTAAATTTGGTGTCCCAGAAGATAAATTAATGGGTCGTTTATGGGGTGACAGCTATTTCGATGCTACCGCCAAGAAATGGACTTCCAATCCACAATCTGCCGATGGTAAAGCCTTACCAAGAGCTTTCTGTCAATTCGTTCTCGAACCAATCTACCAATTAACCAGAGCCATCGTTGATGAAGATGCCGTCAAACTCgaaaagatgatgaagactCTCCAAATCACTTTAGCCCCAGAAGATGCTGAAATCAAAGGTAAACAATTAGTTAAAGCCGTCATGAGAAAATTCCTTCCAGCCGCCGATGCTATTTTATCTATGATTGTCACCCATTTACCATCACCATTAGTTGCCCAAAAGTACCGTTGTGCCAATCTCTATGAAGGTCCAATGGACGATGAATGTGCCGTCGCCATTCAAAAATGTGATCCAAACGGTCCATTAATGATGTACGTATCAAAGATGGTTCCAACCTCTGATAAAGGTCGTTTCTATGCTTTCGGTCGTGTCTTCTCAGGTATCATCCGTACCGGTCAAAAGGTCAGAATTATGGGTGTCAACTACGTCCCAGGTAAGAAAGACGATTTATTCTTAAAATCCATCCAACGTACCGTTCTTATGATGGGTAGAAAGACTGAACAAATTGAAGATTGTCCATGTGGTAACATTGTTGGTTTAGTCGGTGTCGATCAATTCCTTGTCAAATCTGGTACCATCACCACCTCTGAAGTTGCTCACAACATTCGTGTCATGAAATTCTCCGTATCACCAGTCGTCCGTGTTGCCGTCGAACCAAAGAATCCATCTGATTTACCAAAACTCGTCGAAGGTCTCAAACGTTTAGCCAAATCCGATCCATGTGTACTCTGTTACTCTGAAGAATCTGGTGAACACATCGTTGCCGGTGCTGGTGAACTCCATCTCGAAATTTGTCTTAAAGATCTTGCTGAAGATCACGCtggtattgaaattaaaaccacCGATCCAGTCGTATCATTCAGAGAATCCGTCTCAGAAGAATCATCAATCATGTGTCTTTCTAAATCACCAAACAAACACAATCGTCTCTTCATGAAAGCTTCACCAATCTCTATGGAATTACAAGATCTCATTGAAGCTGGTTCTGATATCTCATCCAAAGATGATCCAAAAGCTCGTGCTAACTATCTCGCTGATAACCACGAATGGGATAAAAATGATGCCATGAACATTTGGTCTTTCGGTCCAGAAGGTAACGGTGCCAATCTCCTCGTCAATGTCACCAAAGGTGTTCAATATttgaatgaaattaaagattctTTCGTTGGTGCTTTCCAATGGGCCACCAAAGAAGGTGTTGTTTGTGATGAAAACATGAGAGGTATCCGTTTCAATCTTTATGATGTCACCCTCCACACTGATGCCATCCACAGAGGTGGTGGTCAAATCATCCCAACTGCTCGTCGTGTACTCTATGCTGCTGAATTAACTGCCTCCCCAACTCTCTTAGAACCAATCTACTTAGTAGAAATTACTGCCCCAGAAAACGCTATTGGTGGTATTTACTCTGTACTCAATCGTCGTAGAGGTATTGTTATTGGTGAAGAACGTCGTATCGGTTCCCCATTATTCTCTGTCAAAGCTCATTTACCAGTATTAGAATCCTTCGGTTTCACCGCTGATTTACGTTCCCACACTGCCGGTCAAGCTTTCCCACAATGTGTCTTCGATCATTGGGCTTCAATTGGTGTTGTCAACAAAGATAAGAAAGCCACTGAAGTCGCTTTAGCCACCAGAAAGAGAAAAGGTTTAGCCCCAGAAATCCCAGATCTTGACAAATTCCACGAAAAACTCTAA
- the accA gene encoding acetyl-CoA carboxylase produces the protein MIEINEYIKKLGGDKNIEKILIANNGIAAVKAIRSVRKWAYTNFGNERAIKFVVMATPEDMKANAEYIRMADQILQVPGGSNNNNYANVDIIVDFAERAGVQAVWAGWGHASENPRLPDLLSKTETGIVFIGPPAKAMADLGDKIASTIVAQSARVACVPWSGSGLKVDYSECNGVPSEIYGRACINSVEEARECAQRVGFPAMIKASEGGGGKGIRKVTSMEDLESSFRQVQNEVPGSPIFFMKLVSNARHLEVQIVADRHGEAISLNGRDCSVQRRHQKIIEEGPAIAPTPQVWEEMERAAVRLVKEVGYVGAGTVEYLFAEGEYYFLELNPRLQVEHPVTEQITGVNLPATQLQIAMGIPLHRIPDIRKLYGRTGDDLYGDSMIDLHDFTKRNPPAGHCIAVRITGENPDEGFKPTSGQIHELTFRSTPNIWGYFSVGAKGGLHEYADSQFGHIFANGATREEARKTIILGLKEISIRGDIRTPVEYIIHLLESKDFKENHIHTGWLDQLISEKIQTKKPETMIVVLCGAIYKASTIFSTKIQEFSNQLSNGQLPSLELLNNSLPIELIYNNVKYQFEVSRTGINNYSVCLKNDKSAVSIDSSVIMLSDSGLLILLNGSTHVCYGREDVIGLSLMIDSKTCVFSQEYDPSILRTSSPGKLVRYLVDDGSLVVKGTPFAEIEVMKMYMPLLVPEKGIIKFVLTEGSVMAPGAIIANLELSDQSSIQKSTVFTGSLTKMSPPTLIGNKPHQLLNYTLGKISNVLCGYESNDLNQLLNDTIKQLSNQKLPLFEFKEQLSIVQSRIPQSLFKLINDELNKFEFNNDDDDEDDSELFNSKNLQLSISLYLNKLLLENEQLSIAIQLLIKPIILLAEKYNDGVSFAAINIFKNYLEEFIQIETNLQNKNIQTVLKSIRPTYKDNISKVVDIAQSLHPQSKKYKFILLLLNKIQEQGLVCDFVEQFKKLSSLGGNCMEISLKAKHIMVHSQLPSNKQRSNDLINSLKSILNVNNEQQQQVDEKVQDNKDEKISKLSKQTNEISDILIPMFFNESNNDDDIRKLAMEVYVRHSYRSYYVEDTKVTLSNDEGSSGFSFIEWHFYINLPQQSNLGGSNSGSPTYGSPLIRSISSSGGSSGGSGFQISPRPSMSIFNGLSMLRTDSTDSLTAMEDQTKLRYGMMVFFENEKKFEEKLPLILTRYNEENNKKSQLSLSPNESTDILSVIISIYPESISQENQAISSFQSILKGYIKELSIARIRRITFICCGGDEGKPLKYFTFRERHMYMEDPIFRHIEPAMAYHLEVRKLSNFDITHVPTTSQRIHLYYAQEKGKKETDPDADRSFFVRSVIRYSDLYGHSNEIKVDILLSQIETLLSESIESLEIAMSNKKYEKAQNHSIFLNVMPEVMFDEKMIGYVVQEIGDRLGKRLWKLRVGRVEVRGRIRKGDGLIPVRFFVQNPTGYAFQVQCYYEQQNSIGQMVFAVVPGSSKGSWEGLPVDTPYPIMDAVQRNRFKAQRLDTTYCYDYPDLFREAMQNIWMEFMESNKTNPVKVYPSSRGVLESVELILPSTINTDFPPSIPLDQLPEESKPKLEETYRPIGYNDIGMVAWRMTFYTPEYPLGRQAIVIANDITHQIGSFGPQEDMLFKLASELARKEKIPRIYLSSNSGARIGLADEIKSKFKVTWNVPSDPTKGIKNLYLTNNDYQALKDSVIAYQDTTDKDKWIIHDIIGQKNGIGVENLSWSGLIAGETSQAYNEIFTITLVSGRSVGIGAYLVRLGQRTIQNDAPIILTGASALNKVLGKEVYESNQQLGGSQIMYPNGVSHIIVNDELRGITNVLQWLSFVPKSGGEMVPIISPIDSPHRDIEFDPSNSINGKCDTRHLIAGLQSELDPNYWISGMFDKDSFMETLAGWANTVITGRARLGGIPVGIIAVETKSVEKIIPADPANPLSYEQVNTQAGQVWYPDSSFKTAQAIADFNNGEELPLMILANWRGFSGGMRDMFDEILKFGSMIVDNLRNYKQPVMVYIPPFAELRGGAWVVLDSTINLDMMEMYCSEEGRGGVLEPNGIAEIKYRDPELIKTMHRLDPKLIEWDKSIPIGVSVNGLDQSQKTIKSQIQQREKELLGIYQQIAIKFADLHDTPGRMKAKGVIKQMVPWKSARSFFYDRIKRRLFEEDKLKLIDKSHPGLNRQSKLNLLETWIKQILGNNQSVDYHQNDKLISSTIESNSHIINDKIIDLSKQYAINQILNFVQSDSESIVDGFQNLLPFISTQQKEFLFESLKKDLNK, from the coding sequence atgattgaaattaatgaatatattaaaaaattaggaggtgataaaaatatagaaaagatattaattgCAAATAATGGTATAGCAGCGGTAAAAGCAATTAGATCAGTTAGAAAATGGGCATATACAAACTTTGGTAATGAAAGAgcaattaaatttgttgtGATGGCAACACCAGAGGATATGAAGGCAAACGCTGAATATATTAGAATGGCAGACCAAATATTACAGGTACCAGGTGGATCGAATAATAACAACTATGCAAATGTGGATATTATTGTAGATTTTGCAGAACGAGCTGGTGTACAAGCTGTTTGGGCCGGTTGGGGACACGCATCAGAGAATCCACGTTTACCAGACCTTTTATCAAAAACAGAGACAGGTATAGTTTTCATTGGGCCACCCGCCAAGGCTATGGCAGATTTAGGTGATAAAATTGCATCGACAATCGTTGCACAAAGTGCACGTGTCGCATGTGTACCATGGAGTGGTAGTGGATTAAAAGTGGACTATAGCGAATGTAATGGCGTACCATCGGAAATCTATGGTCGTGCATGTATCAATTCAGTTGAGGAGGCACGTGAATGTGCTCAACGTGTTGGTTTCCCAGCAATGATTAAAGCAAGTgaaggtggtggtggtaaaggTATTAGAAAGGTGACCTCAATGGAGGATCTCGAGTCATCGTTTAGACAGGTTCAAAATGAAGTACCAGGTTCACCGATTTTCTTTATGAAGTTAGTATCGAATGCCCGTCATTTAGAGGTTCAAATCGTTGCCGATCGTCATGGTGAAGCCATCTCATTGAATGGTCGTGATTGTTCAGTACAACGTCGTCATCAAAAGATCATTGAAGAGGGTCCAGCAATTGCACCAACCCCACAAGTTTGGGAAGAGATGGAACGTGCCGCCGTACGTTTAGTCAAAGAGGTTGGTTATGTTGGTGCTGGTACAGTAGAGTATTTATTTGCAGAGGGAGAATATTACTTTTTGGAATTGAATCCACGTCTTCAAGTTGAACATCCAGTGACTGAACAAATCACTGGTGTAAATTTACCAGCAACTCAATTACAAATTGCAATGGGTATACCATTACATAGAATACCGGATATTAGAAAATTGTATGGTCGTACTGGTGATGATCTCTATGGGGATTCAATGATTGATTTACACGATTTCACTAAACGTAATCCACCAGCTGGTCATTGTATTGCAGTTAGAATCACAGGTGAAAATCCTGATGAGGGTTTTAAACCAACGTCTGGTCAAATCCATGAACTCACCTTTAGAAGTACACCAAATATTTGGGGTTATTTCAGTGTTGGTGCTAAAGGTGGTCTTCACGAGTATGCAGATTCACAATTTGGTCATATCTTTGCCAATGGTGCAACAAGAGAAGAAGCTAGAAAAACCATTATTTTGGGTCTAAAAGAGATTTCAATTCGTGGTGATATTAGAACCCCAGTGGAATATATCATTCATTTATTGGAGAGTAAAGATTTCAAAGAGAACCATATTCATACCGGTTGGTTAGATCAATTGATTAGTGAAAAGATTCAAACTAAAAAACCAGAAACAATGATCGTTGTATTATGTGGTGCAATCTATAAAGCTTCAACCATTTTCTCAACAAAGATTCAAGAATTCtcaaatcaattatcaaatggTCAATTACCAAGTTTGgagttattaaataattcgctaccaattgaattgatctataataatgttaaatATCAATTTGAAGTCTCAAGAACTGGTATAAACAATTATTCAGTTTGTTTAAAGAATGATAAAAGTGCAGTCTCAATCGATTCAAGTGTTATAATGTTATCCGATAGTGGTTTATTAATTCTATTGAATGGTTCAACACATGTTTGTTATGGTAGAGAGGATGTAATTGGGTTATCATTAATGATTGACTCTAAAACTTGTGTTTTCTCTCAAGAATATGATCCAAGTATACTTAGAACCTCATCACCTGGTAAATTAGTACGTTATTTGGTTGATGATGGTTCATTAGTTGTAAAAGGTACTCCATTTGCAGAGATTGAAGTTATGAAAATGTATATGCCATTGTTAGTACCAGAGAAAGGTATCATTAAATTCGTACTCACTGAAGGTTCAGTAATGGCACCTGGTGCAATCATTGCTAACTTGGAATTATCAGACCAATCATCAATTCAAAAATCAACCGTTTTCACTGGTTCCCTTACAAAAATGTCACCACCAACTCTAATTGGTAATAAACCACATCAACTCTTAAATTATACTCTtggtaaaatttcaaatgttttATGTGGTTAtgaatcaaatgatttaaatcaacttttaaatgatacaattaaacaattatcaaatcaaaaattaccattatttgaatttaaagaacaattatcaattgttCAGTCAAGAATACcacaatcattatttaaattaattaatgatgaattaaataaatttgaatttaataatgacgACGACGATGAAGATGATagtgaattatttaattcaaaaaatttacaattatcaatttcattatatttaaataaattattattagagaatgaacaattatcaattgcaattcaattattaattaaaccaaTCATTTTATTAGCAGAGAAATATAATGATGGTGTTTCATTCGCTGCgattaatatctttaaaaattatttagaagAATTCATTCAAATTGAAActaatttacaaaataaaaatattcaaacagttttaaaatcaattagacCTACCtataaagataatatttCAAAGGTTGTTGATATCGCTCAATCATTACATCCACaatctaaaaaatataaattcattttattattactaaataaaattcaagaaCAAGGTTTAGTTTGTGATTTCGttgaacaatttaaaaaattatcatcacTTGGTGGTAATTGTATGGAAATCTCTTTAAAAGCTAAACATATCATGGTTCATTCTCAATTACCTTCAAATAAACAAAgatcaaatgatttaattaattcattaaaatcaattttaaatgtaaacaatgaacaacaacaacaagttgATGAAAAAGTTCAAGATAATAAGGatgaaaaaatttcaaaattatcaaaacaaacaaatgaaattagTGATATTTTAATACCAATGTTTTTCaatgaatcaaataatgatgatgatattcgTAAATTAGCAATGGAAGTTTATGTACGTCATAGTTATCGTTCCTATTATGTTGAAGATACTAAAGTTACACTATCAAATGATGAAGGATCAAGTGGATTTTCATTCATTGAATGGCATTTCTATATTAATTTACCACAACAATCAAATCTTGGTGGTAGTAATAGTGGCTCACCAACTTATGGTTCACCATTAATAAGATCtattagtagtagtggtggtagtagtggtggtagtggtttcCAAATTTCACCAAGACCATCAATGTCAATTTTTAATGGTTTATCAATGTTAAGAACTGATTCAACTGACTCATTAACTGCAATGGAAGATCAAACAAAACTTCGTTATGGTATGATGGTAttctttgaaaatgaaaagaaatttgAAGAGAAATTACCATTGATTTTAACACGCTACAATGAAGAGAATAATAAGAAATCTCAATTATCCCTCTCACCAAATGAAAGTACAGATATTCTTAGTGTTATCATTTCAATCTATCCAGAATCAATCTCACAAGAGAATCAAGCTATCTCTTCATTCCAATCAATATTAAAGGGTTATATTAAAGAGTTGTCAATTGCACGTATTCGTCGTATAACATTtatttgttgtggtggtgatgaagGTAAACCATTGAAATATTTCACTTTTAGAGAACGTCATATGTATATGGAGGATCCAATCTTTAGACATATTGAACCAGCTATGGCCTATCATTTAGAGGTTagaaaattatcaaatttcgATATAACTCACGTTCCAACCACTAGTCAAAGAATTCATCTCTACTATGCTCAAGAGAAAGGTAAGAAAGAAACTGATCCGGATGCTGATCGTAGTTTCTTTGTACGTTCAGTTATTCGTTATTCAGATCTATATGGTCATTCCAATGAGATTAAagttgatattttattatcacaaATTGAAACTCTACTCTCAGAgtcaattgaatcattagAGATTGCAATGTCAAATAAAAAGTATGAAAAAGCACAAAAtcattcaatatttttaaatgtaatGCCAGAGGTAATGTTTGATGAGAAAATGATTGGTTATGTAGTTCAAGAGATTGGTGATCGTTTAGGTAAAAGACTTTGGAAACTTAGAGTTGGTCGTGTAGAGGTTAGAGGTCGTATTAGAAAAGGTGATGGTTTAATTCCAGTTCGTTTCTTTGTACAAAACCCAACTGGTTATGCTTTCCAAGTTCAATGCTATTATGAACAACAAAATTCAATTGGTCAAATGGTTTTCGCAGTTGTACCTGGTAGTTCAAAAGGTAGTTGGGAAGGTTTACCAGTTGATACACCTTACCCAATTATGGATGCTGTTCAAAGAAATAGATTTAAAGCTCAACGTTTAGATACAACCTATTGTTATGATTATCCTGATCTCTTTAGAGAGGCAATGCAAAACATTTGGATGGAATTTATGgaatcaaataaaacaaatccTGTCAAGGTTTATCCATCATCTCGTGGTGTTTTAGAAAGTGTTGAATTGATTCTACCATCTACTATCAATACTGATTTCCCACCATCAATTCCATTGGATCAATTACCAGAAGAGAGTAAACCAAAACTTGAAGAAACCTATCGTCCAATTGGTTACAATGATATTGGTATGGTAGCTTGGAGAATGACTTTCTATACTCCTGAATATCCATTAGGTAGACAGGCCATAGTGATTGCTAATGATATCACTCACCAAATTGGTTCATTCGGTCCACAAGAAGATATGTTATTTAAATTGGCTTCGGAATTGgcaagaaaagaaaaaataccaagaatttatttatcttCAAATTCTGGTGCTAGAATTGGTTTAGCCGATGAAATTAAGAGTAAATTTAAAGTAACTTGGAACGTTCCATCCGATCCAACCAAAGGTATTAAAAACCTTTATTTAACCAATAACGATTATCAAGCATTAAAAGATAGTGTCATTGCTTATCAAGATACTACCGATAAAGACAAATGGATCATTCATGATATCATTGGTCAAAAAAATGGTATTGGTGTTGAAAATTTAAGTTGGTCAGGTTTAATCGCTGGTGAAACCTCACAAGCTTACAATGAAATCTTTACAATTACACTCGTATCAGGTCGTTCAGTTGGTATTGGTGCATACCTAGTTAGATTGGGTCAAAGAACCATTCAAAATGATGCTCCAATCATTTTAACTGGTGCTTCAGCTTTGAATAAAGTTTTGGGTAAAGAAGTCTATGAATCCAATCAACAATTGGGTGGTTCACAAATTATGTATCCAAATGGTGTTTCTCATATCATTGTCAATGATGAACTTCGTGGTATTACAAATGTACTTCAATGGTTATCATTTGTACCAAAGAGTGGTGGTGAAATGGTACCAATTATTTCACCAATCGATTCACCACACAGAGATATCGAATTTGATCCTTCCAATTCAATCAATGGTAAATGTGATACTAGACATTTGATTGCAGGTTTACAATCGGAACTCGATCCAAACTATTGGATTTCTGGTATGTTTGATAAGGATAGTTTCATGGAAACATTGGCTGGCTGGGCAAATACTGTAATCACTGGTCGTGCTAGGTTAGGTGGTATTCCAGTTGGTATCATTGCAGTCGAGACAAAGAGTGTTGAAAAGATCATTCCTGCTGATCCAGCAAATCCACTCTCTTATGAACAAGTTAATACTCAAGCAGGCCAAGTTTGGTATCCAGATTCTTCATTCAAGACCGCTCAAGCAATCGCTGATTTCAATAATGGTGAAGAGTTACCATTGATGATCTTGGCCAATTGGAGAGGTTTTAGTGGTGGTATGAGAGATATGTTTGATGAAATCCTTAAATTTGGTTCAATGATTGTCGATAACCTTAGAAACTATAAACAACCAGTTATGGTCTATATTCCACCATTTGCTGAATTACGTGGTGGTGCTTGGGTAGTTTTAGATTCAACAATCAATTTGGATATGATGGAAATGTATTGTAGTGAAGAAGGTAGAGGTGGTGTATTGGAACCAAATGGTATCgctgaaattaaatatagaGATCCAGAACTCATTAAAACTATGCATCGTTTAGATCCAAAACTTATTGAATGGGATAAATCAATTCCAATTGGTGTTAGTGTCAATGGTTTGGATCAATCTCAAAAGACCATTAAAtctcaaattcaacaaagagaaaaagaactCTTGGGTATTTATCAACAAATTGCCATTAAATTTGCTGATCTTCATGATACTCCAGGTAGAATGAAAGCAAAGGGTGTTATTAAACAAATGGTACCATGGAAATCGGCTCGTTCCTTCTTCTATGATCGTATAAAGAGAAGATTATTTGAAGaggataaattaaaattaatcgATAAATCTCATCCAGGTTTAAATCGTCAATCAAAATTGAATCTATTGGAAACTTGGATTAAACAAATCCTTGGTAACAATCAATCAGTTGATTACCATCAAAacgataaattaatttcttcaacAATCGAATCAAATTCTCATATAATTAATGATAAGATTATTGATCTTTCAAAACAATATGCTatcaatcaaattttaaattttgttcaATCAGATTCAGAATCAATCGTTGATGGTTTCCAAAATCTTTTACCTTTTATTTCAACTcaacaaaaagaatttttatttgaatctttgaaaaaagatttaaataaataa
- the snrpB2 gene encoding U2 small nuclear ribonucleoprotein B produces METESADIPPNQTLYVNNLYEKISKKKLIEQLLLLFSKYGPILEIVGSKSLKMRGQAFIVFKDITSASNALREMNGFNFLDRPMKIQYCKSKSDAVSKLDGTYMEKKREREENDKKGSNKKQDRKSTGQQQQQQKRPGAPTSTTSTTSPTTSNGTVSLQPRDDPPNKTLFVENLPDKCDSMMLSMLFSQFQGFKEVHMVESKKGIAFIEFEDEIKSGFAMTNLQHFKVTPEKPMVVSFAAQ; encoded by the exons ATGGAAACTGAATCCGCAGATATACCACCAAACCAAACCCTttatgtaaataatttatatgaaAAGATATCAAAAAAGA aattaatagaacaattattattattattttcaaaatatggACCAATTCTTGAAATTGTAGGATCGAAATCATTAAAGATGAGAGGACAAGCATTTATAGTGTTTAAAGATATAACTTCAGCATCAAATGCATTAAGAGAGATGAATGGATTTAACTTTTTAGATAGAccaatgaaaattcaatattgTAAATCAAAATCAGATGCAGTTTCAAAATTAGATGGTACTTATATGgaaaagaaaagagaaagagaagagaatgataaaaaaggttcaaataaaaaacaagatAGAAAATCAACGggacaacagcaacaacaacaaaaaagaCCTGGTGCtccaacttcaacaacttcaacaacttcaCCAACCACTTCAAATGGTACTGTCTCTTTACAACCAAGAGATGATCCACCAAATAAAACACTTTTCGTTGAAAATTTACCTGATAAATGTGATTCTATGATGTTATCAATGTTATTTTCACA atttcaaGGATTTAAAGAAGTACATATGGTAGAAAGTAAAAAAGGTATTGCTTTCATCGAGTTTGaggatgaaattaaatcagGTTTTGCAATGACAAATCTTCAACACTTTAAAGTCACACCTGAAAAACCAATGGTAGTTTCATTTGCTGctcaataa